AGCACGCCGGCCCCGTCGTCGCAGGCTGTGACGTCGTCAGGCGGAGAGCCGGTTGCGGCCCTTACGACGGCGGGCCGCCAGGATCGCGCGGCCCGCGCGCGTCCGCATCCGCAGCCGGAACCCATGAGTCCGCGCGCGACGACGGTTGTTCGGCTGGAAGGTGCGCTTGCCCTTGCTCACGGCAGTCGTTCTCCTGGTCTTGCGGCGATCGGTCGTCGGTGCCACCGCGACGGGGCTGCCCGGCCCACACCCGGCACTGAAAGGTGGGCAGGCCGAAGGGCGCCGCTGTCGGCGGTAGACCTTACGAGGGTA
The window above is part of the Saccharomonospora glauca K62 genome. Proteins encoded here:
- the rpmH gene encoding 50S ribosomal protein L34 — protein: MSKGKRTFQPNNRRRARTHGFRLRMRTRAGRAILAARRRKGRNRLSA